In Ciconia boyciana chromosome 1, ASM3463844v1, whole genome shotgun sequence, the genomic stretch TGCTGACTCTGGAACTTTCAAAGTCCAGGCCTTGTCACTGCTTACAACCTCTCTGCTAATGGCCCTGTTGGCTCCGTGGCTTCCAGTCCTCTCCACAAGTTTGTCCCCATTCTGCGTGACGTGAGAAGGACAGCGCTCTTTCTTAAGCATGGGGGTGATGGGAGGAAGCAGGCATCTCCAAACGAGAGGGGTTGTTTCCGCTCTGCGGGACACTGCGGGAGAAACCTTATAACAGTGGGACTGGCCAGTGAACGGGGGACATGGGCACAGTCAAGctttggcagagcagagggactCAGAGGGGGCACGTTCAGACCTGCTGTAAAGGGCATCAGGCATTTTCAGAGCCTTCAAGGCACgtgaagggagagaaaacagacacaaaggaggaaaggaaacgagtgcagagagggaaaggggtCAGCAATGGCACACGGCTGCAGATTCAATGTTTTGGATGAAAGGGGATCCTGGAGCTATAGAGGGAATTATCACATCCAACATGGGAAAGTGGGAGAGGACAAAGTCCTGTATTTGCTGGGGCAAGATAGAGGAAGAGCTAGAGGTAGTGACCGGGAAGAGCCCTCTGTGTTACATCTTTCACGCGTAGAGAAATTAAATGGGGCAGTTTTGGTCTTCCCGAAAGGGTGATCCTTGTTTCTTGATCGTGATCACGGTTTAGCGATCCCAAGCACAGTAACAAATCTTTGGATTCAGCATaacaccagcaccagcagtttTATTCCCAACAAGctgccattaaaataaatgtgtagaTGCATTTGTGCGTGTGCCTGCAAACAGAAGAAGGGTTATATGTATTATGGACATGAGAGTGGACAGGGTAGGCAGGCAGGTGGGAGACACAGCTAAAGCCTGGAGCCTTCTTCCCCCACTACGTCTGCCATGCCTGCGTTCCCATGCTTGCAGCGGCTGTGCCGAGAGACCCTCGGGCTGTGGCAGAAGGGGAGAGCTGCAGACCGGGTGGTGCTGGCTGCCCGTGGCCAaggaaggcagagaagcagaggtCATCATCTGTCCTTGTCGTGGGGGAGGAACTGTCTGCTGTTGTGTTGGCTTTGCTCACAGCCCCAGGGGCTTCACCGGGTATTGTCTGGCGGCCCTGCACGGCCAGCCCCTAACATCATCGCCAGCAGACATGtaaatgctttgcaaaacaagaaGTCTTAACTTTTAACAACCCCCACTGTGGCCTGTGTTGCAGCACAACAACGGCACTGGGAATCACCCGTGCCACTTGCAGAAGCCCTATCAGGCTTGTTATCACTGAAACGCTGACACCTTAATGACGCCTCGTGCAGCTCCTCTCCCGGCACCACGGGACCCTCCCCTGTGCCATTTGGGCAGGCAGAGCCTTGGCCTGCAGGCTCCATTGCCCGAAGTAGGTCCGTGTGACCCACGTGCTTGGTTCAGGCTCTGGCAGTGTATCGCTTGCATGGCAGGTCAGGcacagccactgctgctgctgtagcaTTTGTTGCCCGATCGCTGTCAGATAGAAGTTGGGATTTCACCCTTTACTTAGTTCAGGGTCAGTTCCCTTCTCAGCCGTTTCCTTCTGTGTTCTTCCATCCACTTCTCCATCTACAGCTGCTCCCTGGAAGAGCCATTTTCACTtgttcctcctttccctgtggTGCTCTTCAGCTGTGCTTCCCTTGCCGTCTTAGGGATGAAGTAACTCCTGTCAGACTCCCACTGCAAAatccctccccaaaccccaaacctcagAGGTTGTCCCCAAGGACCAAAACAAACAGAGACTGCTGCTGAGAAAGCCTCGATTGACTGTGGGGAggtggagatggggaaaaagCATCTGATTGCACAGCACACCAAAAATTAGTTGCAGTTTAGATGCTTAGATGCCCTTGTGGACCTGGCCTTAGTTGAACTGTGAAAGGTGAAGCTCCTGCAGTCCTGGGCTGTGATGTCAATCATGCCCTGTGATTTGAAGGAAGGTAGGTCTAGAAAGAAAGGCACCCACGTCTTGTGCGCTTAGCTTGGGTCAACCATGGGGAGTCCAGGGGAACGTAACAGTGGGGTGGAGCACAGGCTCACATTTTCTGGCCAAAGGGAGACATATTGTCAAGGACTTAAGCTCAGGAGGGCTTAAGCTCACAGAtagtttcaaaagcaaaatgtggtTAAAGATAAACTTCCTCGTAGtgatccctgtccctgtcctgaTGAGTCAGGGTTACGTTGTGCGGCAGTCTTTAGAAAGGAACGGGGAGAATCTTGAGGGATGCTTGGAGCAGTTAGCAAAAGTGCATGCTCTGAGCGAGTTATTCTCCATATATGTTTTGCGATGTGGTTAGAAAGGAGGTGATTTTAGCAGGGCTTAGATTGCGTGTGTGCAGGAAGGGAGAACATGAGATTCAAACAGCACCATTCTCAGATGGGAAAGAGGTACTTACATGGGCACCGGGTAACTTGGTGTTTGCTTCTAATCTCCTGGGATCTGACCAGGGAGGAAGGACTTGAGGGACAGAAGCGGAAGTAAGCCTTGGACATGAGCAGAAAAAGACCCAGCCCCTGAGCAAGATGTTGGATCCCCATCGTTGAGATATATACTGTTCCCTCAAACTCTGCTATGGGTGTGCGCAGCCAGCCCAACCATGAGGTAAGACAGTGTTTTGCTGGGTGGCGTAACTAGGGCAGATGGTTCCTGATAGAGGAGAACCAGAGACAGATCAGCTCCCTGGCTGGACTTAACAACAGCTGTGTCTCTCTCCCACCAAGATAACGGGCGCAAATCACAATAGCAAGAGCAAGTCACCGTCACTGTTGTCCTTTTCTCTGGCTGTGCTTCAGGTTTACTGACTGTAACCTACTGACATAGAGTGGAAGGGTGTGAGAGAGGCAGTCTGTTTGTTTCCCTGTGTTCAGAGAACTGGTACACTCCAGATGAACAAGGTGTTCCTCAATCTCCCACCAAGCGGCCAAGAGGAGAAGAGTCACAAGCCCAGCTGTGCTCTCCGACAGTCTCAGTTTGAATGGAGCGTAAGTGGACATGGAGCTAAGGGCCACCAGCTCGGGGCCTCAGGGGCACGCTGTGCCATAGGTCTGATGAAACTCCAGGAGCTTTGTTCCCATCATCAGCTGGGCTCAAGGAGACTCGTACTTCATTGAAGGGCTCTACACGCACCGGGGCTGTAAGGACAAGAccattcttcttcttccctccacaGGGTAGTACGAAATGAGGAACTGAATAATGTTCTTCAGGACCACACTGGTGATCTCAGGGCCTGGCAAGAATGATGCAGACGTGCAAAGGAGCGTGCGTCAGGATGTACCCTGCTTCAGAAATGGGATGGTGGGCCAGGTGAcccccagaggtcccttccagtctaACTTCTTCTATGAGTCTGTGTGTGCAGGAATTATCTCTGGCTCTGAACTGAAAGCCAACATGCGGATAAGAAAGGATAACGAAGGCAGTGAAGCTCTCTTACAGATCCAGTTATCCAAATGGTGTAGGTACCATGCTAATGCTGATGCTTTTCATGCTGAAATCAGGAATGATCCTCTTTAGGGAAAGGAGATTTCTTTATTCCCACttctctttcacttttaaaattctgtcagatttttaataggttataattttgtttattgcACGGGTGCTTTTGAAAAGGCAATTTGGCCCCTCAGCCATCTCAGTGTTCCAGAAACAGCTACAATGAATGTCTAGCTTTAGAAATGCAACTGTGGCTGTTGTGGTTTGAATTTCAGgtgctctttctgtttttcagttctgcttttctcatgTTCATTAGAAAAAGCCAAACTTCTACAGGGTTCAAGTAGGAATGGACTAATGTTTCTGGTTTATCAATGTTCAGGGTTAGAACATCAGCAATAGCCTCCTCTGGTAGATGAACATCCTTTCAAACCAAATGGTAAGTGGCTAATAAATTTCTGACATTTAGTATTTTCACATTAGTGAACACAGCCATGGCTGGCGCCTGTTGCTGAAGGGGGTGCCAgctttcccatttctcttcttttgaaaGAGGTCAGCTGTCTCAACTGTTACATGTTGCACAGGAAGTTTTCAACAACAGGTACGGGCAGTTATTCTCCTGAATGGACGTATAAGGCAGGAACCTTCAAAGACTTGTTTAGGATGAGGGGTAGGgagatttttgtcttcttctCTAAACTTGTGCCAAGTAGGAAGATCCAGAGGAATTACGTGTTGAATGTAGtccattattttgaaaatcccatCCCCGTTAGCAGCCGTATTTCCTGGAAGGGATGATCCTGCAGACAATTAATTCCATGAAAGCTGATTGATAGAGCAGTGGAATAGATGGCACTTCTTAACCATTAGACCTCCTAGTTAGACGTGTCAACACAGAGACCAGGGAAGATTTTCCAAAGCATAATTGTCAGCAAATagagctgcaggaagaaagacATTTGACATGTGGGTAAACGGCAAGGCGCTAAGAGCCTACACCCTGAGTCAGGGTCAATGCAAGAACTACACTGCAGAGTGCAGGTACCTCAGCTAGCTCAGTCTGAGGAACTGCTGCGGGTAGCAGCCTGGCAAAACCACACCAAGCTAGTTTCTGCACTGCAGTGGTTGTCATGTTCACTTCCTCCATGAGAGGTGTCAGGCTCAAAAGTGTGCAGAAGCAAAACTCTTCACAGGCTCGTTCACCCTCCTGAGAAGCAAGCCCGTTAGCATCatgttttatctctttttctttctaataacAGAGTTGAAGCTCTAGCATCCTAAGGATACAGGAAATACAAATATGGTagggaaaaataatatcttATTAGATCAACTGAcatgctcagaaaaaaacctgctacaCAGTAGTTTATTCTGACTGCTAGTTAGGATCGAGAAGACAAACTCTTTTTTCCAGCTGGGTCGATAGTTCTGGTAAAACATACTACCTGCCTAGGATGGCTGCATGTGGGGAAGAATGATTAGTTATCTCTGATAAAACGAATAATAATTAGTCATTTTGTGTTGTGATATTCATTAGACTGtacagagaaacagagacaaatgCAGAGACAAACAGAGACAAAGAATAATCTCTTGTGTTACGTGTTAACCACTTAAAATTCAGTGAGCTCaagaagaaagagcaggaagaCGGGAGACAGGTGAAAGCCTAGATCCTGAACTACACGGAATGAAaaactcttttccttctctgaagctTCAGCAAGGCTTCCTTCACCTGCTTGTTCCTCAGACTGTAAATCAGGGGGTTCAAACTGGGGCTGACAAGACtgtagaaaagggaaagaacttTCTCCCTCCCAGACGAGTTACCGCTCCCAGGACCCATGTACATGAAGATGGCGTTTCCATAAAACAGACCCACCACGGTCAGGTGGGAGCCACAGGTGGAGAAGGTTTTGTGCCATCCTACTGCAGAGCGGATGCGCAGAATGGTGGCCAGGATGTGCAGGTAGGAAATTAGGATTAAGGctaaagggaagaggaggaagcacaCGCAAACAGCAAAGATCAGGACTTTATTGGCAGCAGTGTCGGTGCAGGCCAGCTTTAAGACAGCaaggatttcacagaagaagTGGTCTACCTCGCAGGGGCCACAGAAAGGCAGGTGTAAAGCCAGAGAGGCTTGTAGTGTACCAAATAGGAATCCAAAAGCCCATGAAACTGCAGCAAGGGTGAGGCACACCCTCCGGTTCATGATAAAGGCATAGCGGAGGGGATGGCAGATTGCCACGTAGCGATCATAAGACATCACGGCCAGCAGCACGCACTCTGTAAGTGCAAAGATTAAATAAAGATGTATCTGTGTCCCACACCCAGCAAAGGAGATAGTTCTGCCTTGTCCAAGGAGGTTCCTCAGCATCTGGGGGACATTGTTGGAGGCGTAGCAGATGTCCACGATGGAGAGgtggcagaggaagaagtacatggggcTGTGGAGGCGGTGGTCCAGGCAGATAAGCACAAAGACAAGTGCATTTCCCATCAGGGTGGCAGAATAGAGGACAGAGAAAATGCCAAAGAGGCAGAGCCGCAGGGCCGGGTTGCTGGAGAACCCCAGGAGAATGAATCCTGTGACAGACGTTTCATTCTGcatgctgtgctggaggtgagaCAGCACAAACTGCGACCACAGGGAtctggaagggaaggagcaaggaaaaggaaagaatgttGCGTCCTTTACTCTTTACgctgcagctccctcctccctgttTTTCCCTCTGACGCCAGTGGAAGGTGCATACTACCCTTACCATGCTGAGCAATGTAGATCTGAATTGTAAGCTCTAATTGCTGCACAAACTTTGAGCAGTTTTGAGCAACCTCGCACAACTTTACTGCCTAGCTTGCCCTAAGTGTCTTTCTTTttgtgggttggttggttgtttttttttgggggggagtgGGGTTTCTCTGTTGGAGAAAATAACAGCTCTCTATCATGATGAAGATTGCAGGTGTCGATTAAGGTGAAGTCAGAACATCTTCAAAGcagctattttaaattaagtccatattaaaatgaatgcacAGTTCACAGAGTAATTCCAGTTTTACCATTAAACCAACCAGCGTTTCTAATCCATTGCTTTGTCCACTTTACCTTAATGAAATGCATTCATAATGAATCCTGCAGTTGCTTGATCCGTTATTCTATATCTAACTTCACTTCAGATTGCTGAACAAACTGAGAGCTACACTTGGAGGTACAGCAGATAATTATCACTTAAAGAATGTTACTGACATTTATACACAATAGTTTCCTTACCTGTAGCATCTGGACAATTGTGATTTGTTCAGCTCCGTGTTTTTGATTAGGGAAACCTTATTAGAAAGTTCCGTGTACTTTCTCAGACAACAGGAGAAACAAAGAGCTGTTCCACTCTGTTCAGCTCCCTACATTCATTCGGTTTTAAAGCCAAAGTTTTCTGTGTAATGTGTCTGGAGGGACACTGTTTTGATTGCCAACAAGCAGTACAAAAATTAATCTCAAGTATAAATCCCTAGAGTTCCATACGTGAACTCTGGGGATCCTTCCAGAAAGTAAACACCACGTTATTCTGAAATGGACATGGCATTGTACTTACATGGCATTGTACTTACTGGCCCTTCATTCATatgggtttcttttctgttaaacaCAGTCTCCTCCATCACTTTCCCCTTTATGCCTTTGCTGCCTCCCAGAATTTCCCTGCCTCCAATAGCGTACagagctttttgtttctgagatACTAGCATAGGATAAATCCTACTGTTAGGACCTGCCAAATCCAGTATCTCGATGCAGTACaacactgctgcagctccatgtccccatgttcAGCCAAGTAGTGAGACTGAGCATGTGTTTTCCAACTGGCACACGTACACATGCATGCATAGATACATGGCCTGTCACATTGATCCACGCTGACTGAAAACGAAGCACTCGCACAAATACAAAGAGCACAGACAGTCTTGACCCTGTCCCCTCTCAGGCTACTCAGGATGAAAGACACTCAGtggaaaatatatacatatgtacacacagaaGCAATATGGGTCCTATCAGTCGCTGGCCTTAGACAGTTAACCTGTCCGGTACCTGGCCCCAGGATCCCATGGTCTCTCAGCTGCCTCGGGTAAAA encodes the following:
- the LOC140646574 gene encoding olfactory receptor 2A12-like isoform X1 translates to MRRMNETSVTGFILLGFSSNPALRLCLFGIFSVLYSATLMGNALVFVLICLDHRLHSPMYFFLCHLSIVDICYASNNVPQMLRNLLGQGRTISFAGCGTQIHLYLIFALTECVLLAVMSYDRYVAICHPLRYAFIMNRRVCLTLAAVSWAFGFLFGTLQASLALHLPFCGPCEVDHFFCEILAVLKLACTDTAANKVLIFAVCVCFLLFPLALILISYLHILATILRIRSAVGWHKTFSTCGSHLTVVGLFYGNAIFMYMGPGSGNSSGREKVLSLFYSLVSPSLNPLIYSLRNKQVKEALLKLQRRKRVFHSV
- the LOC140646574 gene encoding olfactory receptor 2A2-like isoform X2; translation: MQNETSVTGFILLGFSSNPALRLCLFGIFSVLYSATLMGNALVFVLICLDHRLHSPMYFFLCHLSIVDICYASNNVPQMLRNLLGQGRTISFAGCGTQIHLYLIFALTECVLLAVMSYDRYVAICHPLRYAFIMNRRVCLTLAAVSWAFGFLFGTLQASLALHLPFCGPCEVDHFFCEILAVLKLACTDTAANKVLIFAVCVCFLLFPLALILISYLHILATILRIRSAVGWHKTFSTCGSHLTVVGLFYGNAIFMYMGPGSGNSSGREKVLSLFYSLVSPSLNPLIYSLRNKQVKEALLKLQRRKRVFHSV